In Phragmites australis chromosome 24, lpPhrAust1.1, whole genome shotgun sequence, the following are encoded in one genomic region:
- the LOC133907719 gene encoding uncharacterized oxidoreductase At4g09670-like — MSTSAAAPDQPPFPVRFGILGCATIARKVSRAMLLAPGAAVAAVASRSEDKARLFAADNGLPAAGLRLHGSYEALLDDPDVDAVYVPLPTSLHVRWATAAAARGKHVLLEKPTALCAADLDAILAACDAAGVQFMDSTMWMHHPRTAKMREVVDDKDAIGDIKVINSMFSFRANEDFLQNDIRVKPDLDALGVLGDVGWYCIRAILWAVDYELPKTVISLRDPVKNRSGVLIACGATLYWADGKTATFNCSFLANLTMDITLVGTNGTLHVTDFAIPYEEKSAEFSVASKSNFAELHIGWDPLPSKHVVTTDLPQEVLMVQEFSRLVQNIRDAGGKPEGKWPAITRKTQVVLDAVKASIDKGSEPVEVAN, encoded by the exons ATGtcgacctccgccgccgcgccggacCAGCCGCCGTTCCCGGTGCGCTTCGGTATCCTGGGCTGCGCCACCATCGCGCGCAAGGTGTCGCGCGCCATGCTGCTGGcgcccggcgccgccgtcgccgccgtcgccagcCGCTCCGAGGACAAGGCCCGCCTATTCGCCGCCGACAACGGCCTCCCCGCCGCTGGCCTCCGCCTCCACGGATCCTACGAGGCGCTCCTCGACGACCCGGACGTCGACGCCGTCTACGTCCCGCTCCCCACCAGCCTCCACGTGCGctgggccaccgccgccgccgcgcggggCAAGCACGTGCTCCTCGAGAAGCCCACCGCGCTCTGCGCCGCAGACCTTGACGCCATCCTCGCCGCCTGCGACGCCGCGGGGGTCCAGTTCATGGACTCCACCATGTGGATGCACCACCCGCGCACCGCCAAGATGAGGGAGGTCGTCGACGACAAGGACGCCATCGGCGACATCAAAGTG ATAAATAGCATGTTCAGCTTTCGAGCAAATGAAGATTTCCTCCAGAATGACATCAGGGTAAAGCCAGACCTTGATGCCCTGGGTGTACTTGGCGATGTTGGGTGGTACTGCATCCGTGCAATCCTGTGGGCTGTTGACTATGAGCTGCCTAAAACTGTGATCTCATTGCGTGATCCTGTCAAGAACCGATCTGGCGTGCTTATTGCGTGTGGTGCGACATTGTACTGGGCAGATGGCAAGACTGCCACCTTCAACTGCTCTTTCCTTGCCAATCTCACCATGGACATCACCTTAGTTGGCACAAATGGCACTCTCCATGTCACTGATTTCGCCATCCCATATGAAGAGAAGTCTGCGGAGTTCAGTGTGGCTTCAAAGTCAAACTTTGCCGAGCTCCACATCGGATGGGATCCTCTGCCAAGCAAGCATGTCGTCACGACGGACCTGCCACAGGAGGTCCTCATGGTCCAAGAATTCTCGAGGCTTGTGCAGAACATCCGAGACGCTGGCGGCAAACCTGAAGGGAAGTGGCCGGCTATCACCCGGAAGACCCAGGTGGTGTTGGATGCAGTGAAAGCTTCGATTGACAAGGGGTCTGAGCCAGTTGAGGTTGCCAACTAA